GATGGATATTTTTCCCATTCCATTAAGTGATAAATTTCATGTGCATCATAAATTAAAGGCTTATTATTCTTCAGTTTAAGATATACGCCCAAGGGAAGCATTAAAAAATCATGTGCGTAAATAAAGTCGAAATTTTTTCTTTTGTTAATAATTTTTGAAACAATTAAAATAAATTTAAATAAGTCAATTATCTTTCTTATTCCTTGCTGTTTTTGTGTAATTACTTTAATTCTATGTATATTAAATTTCTCATGACTTTCATTTTCCGAAAGTTTTCCTTCTTGGTCCCAGCAATATAAATCAATATTAAACCCAAGTTGAATTAAAGTATTAATTTCTTTTTGAACTCGTAAGTCCGGATTAAACGCATTATCAAGCAGCATTAAAATATTTTTGTTCATCAAATTCCTATTATACTTTCATACAAAATTTTGTATTTAATTAACACTTTTTCCGGCATTAGATGAGAAATACTATTTCTAATTTCTTCTCGGTTCCAATTAATTAAAATAGATTTTTCAAGTTTTAAAGTTAAATCATCAACTGAATTTGGTTCTGCTAAAAAGCCATTTAATTCATTTTGAACAATTGTTGGTATTCCTCCAACCCTTGAAGCAACAACCGGTGTTCCGCAAAAAAAAGATTCCACAATAACATTTGGCAGACCTTCATTTTTACTTGGGAGACAAAAAACATCGGCTGCATTATAATACTTTACCAAATTTCCGGTATTTAAATTTCCAACAAATTTTATTTTATCGTTTAAATTCTTTGTTTGTACTAGTCTTTTTAACAATCCTTCTTCGGAACCACTTCCAGCTATTATTAACTTAATATGTGTTAATTTTTTACAAATATTTTCAAACGCACAAATTAAAACATCAACATTTTTTACCGGAACTAATCCTCCGGCAAAAAATATTATCTTTTCACTTCGGTTAATTGATATTTCATTTCTAATTTCATTTTTATCAAAAATCTTAAATATTTCAGATTCATAAATATTATCAATTTGAATTTTGTTATCGGGTTTTATGTTAATATTTTTTTTGGTACATGCTTCAAATAATTCATTTGTTACAGCTGTAACTTTATTTGCATTAAGGAGCAGTTTTTTTGCACTTTTCCAAAAAACAGTCCCTTCAACTAATCGATTAATATCACTACCCATTAAAGAAATTAGGAAAGGTATTTTAAATTTCTTAGAAATTA
The nucleotide sequence above comes from Ignavibacteriota bacterium. Encoded proteins:
- a CDS encoding glycosyltransferase, with translation MHIIWLTPEFPSNKDNTKGVYIFRTVAELSKYYQITIVSLYPAAPPIFEMLRYPKDWMRIYNDWKKNYTEIDNPNSQYSALKIIYLRYFRLPRSYFHNIEGWFAYFQLKKQLPQLVKKDSILHANWIFPAGTLASIISKKFKIPFLISLMGSDINRLVEGTVFWKSAKKLLLNANKVTAVTNELFEACTKKNINIKPDNKIQIDNIYESEIFKIFDKNEIRNEISINRSEKIIFFAGGLVPVKNVDVLICAFENICKKLTHIKLIIAGSGSEEGLLKRLVQTKNLNDKIKFVGNLNTGNLVKYYNAADVFCLPSKNEGLPNVIVESFFCGTPVVASRVGGIPTIVQNELNGFLAEPNSVDDLTLKLEKSILINWNREEIRNSISHLMPEKVLIKYKILYESIIGI